TAGCTTTATATTTGCCATTAACACCGAGACCTTTACGATTTCGACGTAATAATTGCGGGAAGCCTTATTTATTAGAAAATTCTTCTTTGTATTTTAACCTTTCGCATTCCCATACAGTCGCCCTTTATATAATCGCAGTAAATCGAGAGGTTGGTATAGATGTTGAGTTAATAAGAAATAGGGCTTACATTGTGAACGTCAAAAGACGCTTTTTCCCAAATGTAACTAAGGACTGTGCTTGTAGTCATAGATTCTCGAAGTGGGATAATAAATGTTTAAAAAATTTTTACCACATATGGACTTTTAAAGAAGCTTACGCTAAGTTAACAGGGCAGAGCTTGTGGTTCTTAAAACTTTTTACAAAAAACATCAATATAGATGCAGAGAGTAAATTTTTTATTGATTTCGACAGTGGAAATTTGTGTATATCTAAAAAACGATGGATGGTATGTTCGGTGCCAACAAGTAAATTAGGTTATATAGCTGCTTTAGCGACTGAAAATCCTGTTAAAAAAATTCGTTATTTTGCTTGGTCCCCTGTTTTTTCAAAGTAAAGAAAAACCTCAATCGTGGTTTTTCTTTACTTTGACTGGAGTGTTGACATTCGCTGCCGTGTTGCGCATAATGCGATGCGCTTGTTTGGTGAAATTAGCTTCAAATACTAATTTATTGCCAACCTCCAAAAAATAAAGTAAAACCAAATATTGTTTCGATGCACTAGTCGTTTTGTACGCCTGCAGGTGGTTTAATTTTAAAGAGTTAAAAAAGTGCAAGGAAAAAGTTAATCGATAAAATATTCAAAAACATTAAGGAGGGGTTCCCGAGCGGACAAAGGGATCAGACTGTAAATCTGACGGCTATGCCTTCGTGGGTTCGAATCCTACCCCCTCCAGAACAAGACAAGGAAGGGGTAGAGGTTGCATTTGAAGGTTACATTGATGGATATTGTTGATAGGAACGTAATTGTGCCTTTCTTCTTGCAAGCGGGTGTAGTTCAATGGTAGAACCTCAGCCTTCCAAGCTGATAGTGTGGGTTCGATTCCCATCACCCGCTTTGTATGCCCACATAGCTTAGTTGGTAGAGCACTTCCTTGGTAAGGAAAAGGTCACCGGTTCAAATCCGGTTGTGGGCTGCGACAGAATTTCAAGGAAGAAGGCGTAATGGTGTTTTTAGGAGTTTTTATATATGTCTAAAGTAAGATTTATAAGAGAGAAACCGCATTTAAATGTGGGGACAATTGGTCACGTGGACCACGGTAAAACAACGTTAACAGCGGCATTGACTAAGGTGTTATCGGAAAGATTTGGAGGGGAGGCCCGGGCGTTTGATCAGATAGACAATGCTCCGGAAGAACGAGCACGAGGTATCACAATAGCAACCTCGCACGTGGAATACCAGAGTGACAGTCGCCATTATGCACACGTTGATTGTCCAGGTCACGCGGATTATGTAAAGAACATGATTACAGGAGCGGCTCAGATGGATGGAGCGATACTGGTAGTAAGTGCAGCGGATGGTCCAATGCCGCAAACACGAGAACACATTGTGTTAGCAAAACAAGTGGGAGTGCCTGCGATAGTGGTGTTTTTAAACAAAGGAGATATAGTAGACGATGAGGAATTGCTGGCATTGGTAGAAATGGAGGTAAGAGATTTATTGACCAGTTACGATTTTCCAGGAGACGAGACACCAGTTGTTACAGGTTCAGCGTTGAAAGCGTTAGAAGGGGACGGTGGAGCATTAGGTATTCCATCGGTATTGAAATTAGTACAGGTAATGGATGCGTATTTTAAAGACCCAAAACGCGAAAAAGACAAACCATTTCTTATGCCCATCGAGGACGTGTTTTCAATATCGGGACGAGGGACAGTAGTAACGGGACGTATTGAAAGAGGGATCGTTAAGGCAGGAGATGAAGTCGAGATTGTGGGAATTAAGACAACGGTTAAGACAACGTGCACGGGCGTAGAGATGTTCAGGAAATTATTGGACGAAGGCCAAGCGGGAGATAATGTTGGGGTGTTATTGAGAGGAACAAAGCGAGAAGAAGTTGAGCGCGGGCAAGTGCTGGCCCAACCGAAAACAATTACTCCACATACAACATTTGAAGCCGAAGTTTACGTCTTGTCAAAAGAGGAAGGGGGCCGGCATACACCTTTTGTAAAAGGTTACCGCCCACAATTTTATTTTCGCACAACAGACGTTACGGGAGAGGTCCTGCGTCTTCCGAAAGGGGTGGAAGTGGTAATGCCAGGAGACAATGTGACAGTGACGGTGCAATTGATAGCGCCAGTAGCAATGGACGAAGGGTTGCGATTTGCGGTCCGCGAAGGTGGGCGTACTGTTGGAGCTGGTGTCGTAACAAAGATTGTTGAATAACTCGAGTAAATAATTTTAAAGATAGATAAAGAGTCTAAGAAATCGGTAGTCATATGGCAATTAATAATAATCAACGCATTCGTATTCGATTGAAAGCATTCGATCATCGACTGATTGATCGGTCCACTCGAGCGATTGTAGAAACGGCAAGACGCACAGGCGCAATAATTAAAGGGCCCATTCCGTTGCCTACAAAGGTTGAACGCTACACAGTACTGATTTCTCCTCATGTGGATAAAGATGCTCGAGATCAGTATGAAATCCGGACGCACAAGCGGTTGGTGGACATTGTGCAACCGACTGATAAAACAGTTGTATATAAAAAATAAAGGCCAGTAGCTCAAGTCGGTAGAGCAGCGGTCTCCAAAACCGCAGATTGTGGGTTCGATTCCCTCCTGGCCTGTCCTATAAACTTTAGGTTAATAAAAAAATGTGCTATAAAATAACTAAATCGTGTTTTGATACTCTAAAATGGATTCTAGTTGCGATTTTAATTGCGGTGTGGATAATAGTTAATTTTTACCGTTACCATACGGTTTTGTTGATTCGTGCTGCTGTTGAAGGAATTCTTTTTGTTTTAGTATTGTTAATTGCTGTGCAAACTCGAAAAGGCCGAGAGGTTTGGGGTTTTGTGAAAGATGCTCGCATGGAATTACGTAAAGTGATTTGGCCAACTCGCCAGGAAACTATTCGAGTTACTATGGTAGTCGTCGCTATGGTTGTAGTAACAGCACTTGTTTTATGGAGTCTCGATAGTTTTTTTATGTGGGTTATCGCCTGGATAACTGCATGAAAGGAAGTAAAAACTTAAATTAAATAAGATATAGAGGATAATTGATGACCGAATGGAAGAAACGTTGGTACATTCTTCACACATATTCAAATCACGAACACTATGTTGTTAAGGTATTGAACGAACGTATTCAAAGAGAGGGATTGGAAAATTATTTCGGTGAAATTGTTATACCAACCGAAGAAGTAATAGAGATGCGAGCGGGGCGTAAGCGGAAAAGTCAACGCAAGTTTTTTCCAGGTTACATTTTGGTACGAATGATAATGAACGATAAGACGCTGCTTTTAGTACGAAACGTTCCAAAGGTATTGCGTTTCATTGGTACTGAGCGGCCAGCACTTATCAGTGATGAAGAAGTAGAAAAGATTTTAAAACGCGTCGAAGAAGGTGAAACTAAACCAAGACCCAAAATTCTTTTTGAATCGGGTGAAGTAATAAGAATTATCGCAGGACCTTTTGCCGACTTTAATGGAGTTGTAGAGGATGTTAATTACGAGAAAAGTCGTCTTCGAGTTTCAGTAAGTATTTTTGGACGTTCTACTCCAGTAGAATTAGAATTCGGGCAGGTAGCGAAAGGTTAAGATTTTTTAGAGGGAGTTTATCGTGTGAAAAAAATAAAAGGGTACGTTCGTCTACAGATAAAAGCAGGAGAAGCAAATCCAAGTCCGCCAGTTGGTCCTGCTTTAGGACAACATGGGGTTAATATCGTTGAGTTCTGTAAAACATTTAACGCAGAGACACAAAACCTTGAGAAGGGCTTGCTTGTTCCTGTGATTGTTGCGGTATACGCTGATCGTAGTTTTTCCTTTGTTATAAAAACACCCCCTACTGCAGTTTTACTAAAAAAAATAGTTTTGCAAGGAAAGAATGGTAGTGCTCGTCCTAATATAGAGAAAGTGGGGAAAATAACATATGCACAGCTGACAGAAATCGCTAAAATAAAAATGCCTGATCTTACTGCGGCTAATATACAGTCTGCTACGCGTACAATTGCTGGAACTGCGCGCAGTATGGGTATTGATGTAGAAGAAACGCGGATAAAATAATGTCAAAACTCACAAAAAGACGAAAATTGGTAATAAGAAGTGTGCAATTTAAAAGAGCGTATCCTGTATTAGAGGCTATTACACTAGCTAAAGTTTGTTCAACCGTTAAATTTAGAGAAAGTCTTGACGTTGCTGTTAATCTTTGTCCCGATTTTCGACAATCAGGACAAATAGTGCTCGGATCAACTGTTCTGCCTCACGGAATTGGTCGAAATATTCGAGTAGCTGTCTTTGCTTGTCAAGACGATGAAAACAAAGCGAGAAGAGCTGGGGCTGATATTGTAGGAACGGAAGCATTAACTGAACAAATTTTATCTGGAAATATTGATTTTGATTTGATGATTGCTACTCCAGAGACAATGCAGATGGTTGGAAAATTAGGTAGGATTTTGGGGCCTCGTGGATTAATGCCTAATCCTAAAGATGGTACGGTGACTACCGATATAACGACGGCAGTGAAGAGAGCTAAACAAGGACAAGTACGTTACCGTTCTGACAAGAACGGTATTATTCACTGTTCTATTGGAAAAGTTGACTTTACAGAGAATGCGTTGGAAGAAAATTTGTCAGTTTTACTATCTGACATTAAGGCAAAATGCATTCAACGATCTAATAAAGCGTTTTATTTAAAGAAATTAACTTTGTCAACTACAATGGGTCCCGGTATTGCGATAGAGTTAACTACATTAAAATTTTTTTAATGAAAGTAAATGAAAAGATCAGAGCGAAAAGTAAAAAGGCATGTGAAGGCATGTGGCGGTATAAATCAGAGAGAGCATTACGCACACCTAATTTTAAGTAAATAGTTGGAAGTTCTGCGGGTTTCTATATAGCACAATCTTAATAAAACTTAGAGAAAAGAGAGAATGGCTTTAAATATTACACAAAAAAGAAGAGTTGTTGCGGATCTATCAAAAATTATTCGTCAATCAGTTTCAGTGATAGCTGTTAATTACCGTGGATTGACAGTACCAGAAATATCCGAATTACGTAAAATAATTCGTAATTCTGGAGTGGTTATGAAAGTATGCCGTAATACTCTTGCGTATCGTGCGTTCAAAGGGACACCGTATTCTTGTCTTGATACAATATTAACTGGTCCTACCGCGCTGTTTTTCTCACAAAAAGAACCGGGTGACGCTGCACGTTTAATTGAAACATTCATCAAAGAACATGAACATCTTCAAGTAAAAGCGTTGACATTAGGAAAGGAGTTATTGTTACCAACGGATTTTAATATTTTTGCTCGAATGCCCTCACGTAAGGAGGCTTTGATCCAATTATCGGTTGTTTCTTTAGCTATAGTGATTAAATTTATTTGTATGCTTAAAGAGCCGATAATACGGGTTATGCATGTGGTTACAACGATACAGGAGAAAAAAGCGAGCGGAGAAAAAAGGGATAGTAGTATAATTTAAAAAAATTCTAAATGGGGG
The genomic region above belongs to Coxiella endosymbiont of Amblyomma americanum and contains:
- the secE gene encoding preprotein translocase subunit SecE; this translates as MCYKITKSCFDTLKWILVAILIAVWIIVNFYRYHTVLLIRAAVEGILFVLVLLIAVQTRKGREVWGFVKDARMELRKVIWPTRQETIRVTMVVVAMVVVTALVLWSLDSFFMWVIAWITA
- the nusG gene encoding transcription termination/antitermination protein NusG, with protein sequence MTEWKKRWYILHTYSNHEHYVVKVLNERIQREGLENYFGEIVIPTEEVIEMRAGRKRKSQRKFFPGYILVRMIMNDKTLLLVRNVPKVLRFIGTERPALISDEEVEKILKRVEEGETKPRPKILFESGEVIRIIAGPFADFNGVVEDVNYEKSRLRVSVSIFGRSTPVELEFGQVAKG
- the rplA gene encoding 50S ribosomal protein L1, with product MSKLTKRRKLVIRSVQFKRAYPVLEAITLAKVCSTVKFRESLDVAVNLCPDFRQSGQIVLGSTVLPHGIGRNIRVAVFACQDDENKARRAGADIVGTEALTEQILSGNIDFDLMIATPETMQMVGKLGRILGPRGLMPNPKDGTVTTDITTAVKRAKQGQVRYRSDKNGIIHCSIGKVDFTENALEENLSVLLSDIKAKCIQRSNKAFYLKKLTLSTTMGPGIAIELTTLKFF
- the tuf gene encoding elongation factor Tu translates to MSKVRFIREKPHLNVGTIGHVDHGKTTLTAALTKVLSERFGGEARAFDQIDNAPEERARGITIATSHVEYQSDSRHYAHVDCPGHADYVKNMITGAAQMDGAILVVSAADGPMPQTREHIVLAKQVGVPAIVVFLNKGDIVDDEELLALVEMEVRDLLTSYDFPGDETPVVTGSALKALEGDGGALGIPSVLKLVQVMDAYFKDPKREKDKPFLMPIEDVFSISGRGTVVTGRIERGIVKAGDEVEIVGIKTTVKTTCTGVEMFRKLLDEGQAGDNVGVLLRGTKREEVERGQVLAQPKTITPHTTFEAEVYVLSKEEGGRHTPFVKGYRPQFYFRTTDVTGEVLRLPKGVEVVMPGDNVTVTVQLIAPVAMDEGLRFAVREGGRTVGAGVVTKIVE
- the rpsJ gene encoding 30S ribosomal protein S10, which produces MNNNQRIRIRLKAFDHRLIDRSTRAIVETARRTGAIIKGPIPLPTKVERYTVLISPHVDKDARDQYEIRTHKRLVDIVQPTDKTVVYKK
- a CDS encoding 4'-phosphopantetheinyl transferase family protein, which gives rise to MIDKKIMDKGKIWETIMSQPSLTEGEIHVWKVFLDWPIEEIEKGVVGLTEEEKTRARRLVNQQHRCYYIASHIALHAILALYLPLTPRPLRFRRNNCGKPYLLENSSLYFNLSHSHTVALYIIAVNREVGIDVELIRNRAYIVNVKRRFFPNVTKDCACSHRFSKWDNKCLKNFYHIWTFKEAYAKLTGQSLWFLKLFTKNINIDAESKFFIDFDSGNLCISKKRWMVCSVPTSKLGYIAALATENPVKKIRYFAWSPVFSK
- the rplK gene encoding 50S ribosomal protein L11, giving the protein MKKIKGYVRLQIKAGEANPSPPVGPALGQHGVNIVEFCKTFNAETQNLEKGLLVPVIVAVYADRSFSFVIKTPPTAVLLKKIVLQGKNGSARPNIEKVGKITYAQLTEIAKIKMPDLTAANIQSATRTIAGTARSMGIDVEETRIK
- the rplJ gene encoding 50S ribosomal protein L10, whose product is MALNITQKRRVVADLSKIIRQSVSVIAVNYRGLTVPEISELRKIIRNSGVVMKVCRNTLAYRAFKGTPYSCLDTILTGPTALFFSQKEPGDAARLIETFIKEHEHLQVKALTLGKELLLPTDFNIFARMPSRKEALIQLSVVSLAIVIKFICMLKEPIIRVMHVVTTIQEKKASGEKRDSSII